In a genomic window of Narcine bancroftii isolate sNarBan1 chromosome 7, sNarBan1.hap1, whole genome shotgun sequence:
- the LOC138738591 gene encoding stomatin-like: MDQSTGPLNACGPEKCLTMAQSTGPLKACSPEESLTMGWSTGPLNTCGSQKTARGGQKPEGYGLLACLLIICSIIFILATFPISIWFCIKVVRVYERAVLFRFGRLVCGRAKGPGIFLFMPCTDFFHLVDLRTISFSVPPQAVLSKDSVAVMVDAVVYYRIFDPVKSVIRVNNVLNVTHLLAQTTLRNVLGRRNLSDIISEREDMAQEMEKTLLEASKEWGIKVERVEFKDVVLPVGLQRMMAAEAEAVREAKAKVIAAEGERKASYTLKEAATVIMMNPIALQLRYLQSLAEVATEHESTIFFPIPIDLMASC; this comes from the exons ATGGATCAGTCCACAGGGCCATTGAATGCGTGTGGCCCGGAAAAGTGTTTGACAATGGCTCAGTCCACAGGGCCACTGAAGGCATGTAGCCCAGAGGAGAGTTTGACAATGGGTTGGTCCACAGGGCCACTGAATACGTGTGGCTCACAGAAGACTGCAAGAGGAGGACAGAAGCCTGAAG GGTATGGATTGTTGGCATGCCTGCTCATCATCTGCTCCATCATCTTCATCCTTGCAACCTTCCCCATCTCAATCTGGTTCTGCATTAAG GTTGTCCGGGTCTATGAAAGAGCTGTGTTGTTCCGGTTTGGACGCCTCGTTTGTGGTAGAGCCAAAGGACCAG GTATTTTCTTGTTTATGCCTTGCACGGATTTCTTTCATCTTGTTGATTTGAGGACCATATCATTCTCTGTACCCCCTCAAGCG GTCTTGTCGAAGGACTCTGTGGCAGTTATGGTGGATGCCGTAGTCTATTATCGAATCTTTGACCCGGTGAAGTCAGTCATTAGGGTGAATAATGTGTTGAATGTTACCCACCTGCTGGCTCAGACCACGCTGCGCAACGTCCTGGGCAGAAGGAACCTGTCTGACATTATATCTGAGCGGGAGGACATGGCACAAGAGATGGAG AAAACCCTGCTTGAGGCCTCAAAGGAATGGGGGATAAAGGTTGAGCGAGTCGAATTCAAGGATGTGGTACTGCCAGTGGGTCTGCAGAGGATGATGGCCGCGGAGGCAGAGGCTGTGAGAGAAGCCAAGGCGAAG GTGATCGCTGCAGAGGGTGAGAGGAAGGCATCTTACACACTGAAGGAGGCAGCCACCGTCATAATGATGAACCCCATCGCTTTGCAGCTCCGCTACCTCCAGTCACTGGCTGAGGTGGCAACGGAGCACGAATCCACCATCTTCTTTCCAATTCCCATTGACCTGATGGCATCCTGCTGA